CAGAGTAGTCCAACACAGATGGAGAACTCTGTACGTTCAAGAAAATCTTCGAAGCCCACTGCTCATTCTCATACTTCTCATGAACAGAATAGGTCTCTGCATGAAAACCATATCAGTTGCAATGGAGATTCAAATCGCTATTTTGAGAACTATTTATGGTTTGGTCCTAGCAGAAATGGAGGTACCACAGTGGATGAACCCTTTTTCTGTTTGTGGCTCTTAATTTTGGTAATCTCATTTGATATCCTTTTGGATATTTTCAGTCCCAAACAACCTATATCCAGGGGATCTAATTCCTTTTACGCGAAGGCCTCTTTTCATAATCATTGATAGTGACAACAGCCATGCATTCAAGGCAGGTTTGTCAAAACTTTGTGTATCACATAGTCCAATTACAAAGCATACCAGCTAGCTGTTTATCAACACTGTGTAGTACGGATCAATAATTTAGTTGTGATAGTGACAAAATCATATTCATCtcttaattaaattcttttaattggTCATGTGAGCCACTTTACTTAATTTAAAGGATGCACTTATAGAATTAAGAAGAGAATATTTGTTGTTCTCTATTGGCTGATATACTGATTGCATATATTGATGCTTCACTCTTCAGGTTCTGCAAGGAGCTGAACGAGGGGAAAGATGTGCTTTACTTCTATCTCCTTTGAGGCCATCATTTAAGAACCCAAGCACTGATGTAATCCGTGATGGAAGCCAGTTCACCTTGTTCTTGGCTGCTCCTTTACAGGCTTTCTGCCATTTGGTTGGCCTCAAATTATCTGAAAACGATCTTGTAAGTTAATTGCAGAACTGATGCTCTTCAAAGAGATTGCAGTTTAATCTTATTCATGTGTGGGCTTTATTCCAGGATGTTTATGATTCTGCTGATGAAATAATTTCTACTGCATTTTCTGAATGGGAGGTAATGCTCTGCACAACTCCCAGCCTAGACTTGGTTTGGGCTCAAGTATTGTCTGATCCACTTCTGCGACGGCTTATTCTAAGGTAATTGTCTTGATTGTGTTTGTCGAGATCATCTTTCTTTCAGGTCATAATTAACCTGATTTTTCCTAACATTTTGATGTCATCTTATGGCTTTAACTATAAACAACGAAAAATTGCATTAGCCAAAAACAAGCATTTACTATTAGTGACATCAGTAGTTTTATGTTTAAAATATCTAActgaacttttttaaaaaaacatttaccAGATTTATTTTCTGTCGCGCTGTGCTTACTCTATTTTGCCTTCGCGAAGAAAATGACGACTATTTGCCTGTTTGCCTCCCTGAGCTTCCCGATTCATTCTCTCCGAACTCTGAATCCATAAATCCAACTATTAGGCGACTCGCTAATCATCTCAAGGTTGCagattgttttcatctttattGATTCAGTTGTTAGAGGGAATTTAAGATAGATTGTACCATAATGGGTAAAGCGATGGTATAATTGACGGAGTTGgaagtgaaaatactagtttctTGCTCAGCATGATACAGAATTCTTATATGGGTGTTGGATTAGCTGAAAAACGTACAGTGTCTTCAGCTGAGTTGATGTGCAGAAGTTGgggctttattattattattattatttcagtCTTGGCTGATAGTTTTCATACAGAaatcatttgtttattttacttTGATGGTGATAtctattgttattttatttaatatactcTGCCCAGTTCAGTAATGGGTGATCTTTTTTGGGCGGACTGTAGACATGTATTTTAGCTCGTTGATCTCTTTACAATTTGCAGAGAGAACATTAGTGAAAATTTGTTCATACCCTGAAAAAGGCATCTgaacattgtatttttttttatcttgtaATAATAATGTACCCTTAAGTAGCAGGTACCATGTTCCAGTTAGCGAATATTTATTCGGAGTTGAAATTAGTACTGATTTTGCTTAGTTGTATGTCGGGTTGGCTACTTTTATGGGGGATTTGATTTGTGTTTTTTGCATGAGTTTGGAATATCAGGAGGTGTTTGGTtcgatttttttaaaacaataataataaagaaagccTATCAGTTGCTTTCTAGCAAATTATGTATGTTTTAAGATCCGGTGATATAAACCTATGATTGTATGATAAAAAGGTTACatgtttgatttttaatttttttaaaccaaaaataaatattgtatgtgatatattgaaatttagaaataacatgttataaataagtaaaaatctATAAATGAAGGAGTCGGCACTAAGTCTTATCGCGTCTCATTGGAAAAAGTAGTCGGCAAAGAAGACATAAGAAGACATGGTTCGATCGGAGGTTTGCAAAGGCAAAGAAGACATAAGAAGACATGGTTCGATCGGAGGTTTGCAAAAGAAGTCGGTGCTCAATCCTACTGCGTCACTTTGGAAAAGTAGTCGGAGGTTTGCAAAGGCAAAGAAGACATAAGAAGACATGGTTCGATCGGAGGTTTGCAAAAGAAGTCGGTGCTCAATCCTACTGCGTCACTTTGGATGCAAAAGAAGTCGGTGCTCAATCCTACTGCGTCACTTTGGAAAAGTAGTCGGTCGGTGCTCAATCCTACTGCGTCACTTTGGAAAAGTAGTCGGAGGTTTGCAAAGGCAAAGAAGACATAAGAAGACATGGTTCGATCGGAGGTTTGCAAAAGAAGTCGGTGCTCAATCCTACTGCGTCACTTTGGATGCAAAAGAAGTCGGTGCTCAATCCTACTGCGTCACTTTGGAAAAGTAGTCGGTCGGTGCTCAATCCTACTGCGTCACTTTGGAAAAGTAGTCGAcaaaaaaacaaggaaatatGATTCGATTAGAGATCTGGAAAAGGAGTTGGGGTTGAGTCTTATTGTGCCTCTTTGAAAAAAGAGTTGGCAAAAAAGACATAAAGAGTTGAGATTTGATCAAAGACTCGAGAAGGAGTTGACACATTGTCCGAGCTATGCCATGACAAAAATGCAAGATTATGTTTCGGAAAGCGATGGCAATTAACACATACTagagtaatacttttatattttctgAAACATTTTCAACTCAAAGAATCTAAGCTCTACTACAAGAGTCTGAACCTATGACCACCTATTTAGAATGATAACTAAAATGTCATTACATTACGTACTAATTGCCATCTATTAGTTAAGCTTTTAATATGCTTGGTGAAACATTTCACATTCGAAAATCGAAAGTCATGCTTatgtttattgtttaatttgcaGGCAGTCGGCATTGGATATGGTCAAACTCTGAACCTTTCTTCACTGCcgtgtattaattaatacactAAATATATCCcaaaagtataaaattattataaaaataagtgGCTGTTTACATTTCACAAATGACTACTATTTGTcttcattattatttaattacaaatgacTACTATTTAACCCTTAAAAAAGTCTAATTacaaatactattatttttaattgataacTTCATTTTGAAGCCGCTGGTCTATGCAATTCAACCACAACTTCATTGACTCATGTAATTAAAAACCGTGAAAACAGcattagaaaataattaaggTAACGCAACCCGATATGTTACTAACTTAATTATCACAAtgttataatttcaattcccgACTAAAGTGTTCTATTGACTTTCTAAATTTGAACTGTCAGCTATGAGCAACGTTAATTTAtctctttataatattttaccAGTTAAAATCACACCCTCAAATAGATATTGTGGATTTTTATCTGTCacaaaaaacaattaaagaccaaaaaaaaatacgTATTTCAACTAACTGACTATTTCCGTTATGACGGTCGACAAAGAATCTATGTATGGAGAAGTACCCGCCGCGCCAACCTCGGACTTGTTCCAAACCAGAACCTCTCAACCAACGAACTTTCTTTCCATTTCTCTGTCGGCCAAACCACACaaatttcaaacaaattaaaatacaataccaCCGTGGCTTTCCTCCTGATCTTACAAACACAAACATTGGAGCGGTGGTCGTACGAGGAGGAGGAATCACCGCACATCAATCTACCCATAATGTTACGTTCAAAACCAAGGTACCTACATAACATCACTTCTCAACCTTCTTAATTAggttcatttctttttctttttcgtttCATCCCTACAAGTTATGTGTATGTATTGCATATAACTTGTTTGATCCACGTTTTGATTagtgtttatgtttttttctttttggaattCATTTCGTGTGATTCTAGATCTGGGCCGGTGGTTGATTTTGCACAGAGGAGCCATAATTCCTCCATCTTTACCAGGACGATTTCTGCTTCCTCCAGGTTTTGCAGAGGCGATGCGTTGACCTCTCAGATTGATTCCAACGCCCTTGTTTCTCTCCCACGCCAATCTTCTAAAACCAAACATTTTTCCCAGGTATCCTACCTCTCATCTTAGCTCTGATACGAAATGGAAACATGTGatttatctcaactaaaagtttgaACTGATAtcaggaggaggaggaggaggtgagAGAGATGAGGGAAAGATTGAGCAATACAGAAATGGATAAAATGGCGCAGCAGGTAGAACAGGAGGATTACAGGGCATTGAAGAGCGATTTGTCGAGCGCGCAAGAGGAATTGAAGGCGAAAGACAAGATCATCAAGTCTCTGAGAATGGAGGTGGAGAGGGGGAGAGGATTAGAGGCTAAGCTGGCCGAGAGGGACGTAGGGTTAGGGAGATTGAGAGAGGAATTGAGCAACGCGAAGCTCCGGGAGGGGCACGCTAGGGATTTGGTCGCAGATCACCGGAGGCGAATTCACGAGCTAGACGACGAAATCGAGAACATGAGGCTATCCGAATCCAAGGTTTTTGATCTGTTAGCCTCCCAGACGAAGAAGTTCGAGGAGAGCAAGATCGAATTGGAAGAATCCAAGCTGGAAATGGCGGCGCTGCTTAAGAAGGTGGAGTTTCTGGAAGCTTCCAAGAACATTCATGGATCATTCGACCACAGGGAAGAAGATTTCCACGCAGCAAAAGATAATTGGAACCAGGACGAAGACGAGGAAGAAGCAGGAGACATATTCGTTGCGCTCAAGAATGAACTGAAGCAAGCAATTGAGGCAGAAGAAAGGACCAGAAAAGCCATGGACGATTTAGCATTGGCCTTGAAAGAAGTCGCAACAGAAGCCGCCGAGGCAAAGAAGAAAAGCAGCATTACCGAGCTAGAGCTCAGCAATCTAAAAGAGGAAAATGAGAGATTGAAAGAGACGCTTAAGAGCACAGAAGAAAAACACCAAATCCTTTTAGACGAGGCTAAGAAGCAAACAGAGCTGCACATCAACACCATAGATCGGCTGACATTAGAAGCCGAGGAATCCCTCCTGGCCTGGAACGGCAGAGAGATGGGATTCGTTAGCTGTATAAAGGAGGCCGAGGAAGATAACCTCAGACTCACCACAGCTCTCAAGGAAGCCGAGCAATCAACAATGGCCGCCCGGGAAGAAACAAAGCAAGCCAGAGACATCCTGAAACAGGCCATCAACGAAGCCACAGCCGCAAAAGCCGCCGCGGATATCGCCAGAGTAGAAAACTCACAGCTCAAAGACAACATCGCAGAAATGGAGGACGCCCTGCAATTCCTGTCCCGCGAGAACGAGCGCCTCAGGTGaatgaaatatgtttttgtAGACTATAAAAATAGTAAGTAAATGCTTTATGGAAACTGACAAAGCCAGACAAAGTCTTTTTTTTAGTAAAGCCAGACAAAGTCTAATCacataaataaaactaaaaaaactgGTCAAAGCACTCTCACCTGGAAGGAAGTTTGAGTCTTAGTGGAAGCCACACCGTAGAGTGAGAAAGTAACCACGAGCAGATACTAAACAGAGTCCGTAGTATTCCAAAAAACTAAACAAACTGAACTAATATACATTACTCAGGATCAACGAAGCCGATACCAACGAGAAAGTGGAGCAGCACAAACAAATGCTGTCGTCTTCACTGCCGCCCCACCACGCTAAGAAGCACCGGAGAGCGACTTCgaagacgacgacgacgacaacCGAAGACTACTGCAGCGACAAAAGCGAAGACGATGAATATGCGGAAGCAAGAGGCGGCGGCGCCGGCGAACAAAAGACGGCGGCGGGGGCGGCACCGAAAGCACAAAGCGATGGAGGAGTAAATACAGAAGACGATCAGGATTCAGATTTTGAAAAGTCGTCTCATaatagaagaagaagaggagctATATTTCGCAAAGTTGGAGACCTAATTCTCAGGAGGAGTTTCAGTATTAGCAGAAAAGAGCCTTCTCCCGAGCCAGCTCTCATTGAGAATAATACCTCCATTGTCAAAACCTGATTCTCGATCTTCTCTTATATGActcagaaaataatttaaattataggCCCCTCTTATATATAcacttaattgtatttttatatttatatatatacacttgtacattttttttttatttgttggtgAGGGCAAATGTATTCATATTTTTAGCTTGACTATTTATTGTGAAAACTCATAACTACTTGACTGTATGGATAAACCTCGTGACATTATTCGACAAATTACTATTATACCTCTTCGCTCGACGGTCGAACAACTCAAATGAACACTTGGCCTGTTTCGATACATGCATttggttggttggttggtttttgtttttgttttttttttttaaatttttattataactaTTAACGTCCGTTAAATTATACTCTAAAGAGTTTTGGTATGAACAAAGAATTAATAGTAATGTTTAACTTGTcttcaattaatttcttatgagtacatacattatattgtgGCATAAGATTAGTGTAACAAAAGTCAAAGAAGTTGTTATTATCACAAGCATGAGTTCAAAGGTTTTGCTCTCTGCTGGGCGGTGGGAATGAAACCCACTCTATCAGAAAGTTTTTTGTTTCATAAATAACAATATCAACTAAACAGAAAGTTTCATCCACACAAGACAATGACGCATATcgaattgaaaataaataaataatccagAGTTCACtatagaaaatgaagaaacacaATATTTATTAAGAAACTTGTTCAAACGAAAAACAGAGGcctattagctcagttggttagagcgtcgtgctaataacgcgaaggtcgcAGGTTCGAGACCTGCATGGGCCAATTTTTTAAACATTCCGAGCCAGGCGCGGAATTTACCTCTCTACCCCTGGTACCAGCCAAATTACAAGTATTATTTACCTATTCTAAACCATAGTAAAACTCATTTTAacgcttaaaaaaaaaattaaaacatttctttttttttttaaacagttttaaaatttatatttttttaaaaccatttcaaataattttttcattgatttttttttcaatatagaGTATTAGCTTAGTTAGTTAAAGCGTTGTGTTAATAACGCAAAGGTCGTAGAAGCACAAAATTTACCTATTCTAAACCATAGTAAAACTCAATTTAACTCATTCAAGcgcttatttttttttaaaccatagttttaaaacttatatatttttatataatgtattttgtatttttaattccattttataTCGATCAAGCTAATTCGTTGTCTTTAATCATTTCAAATCattttcccattgaatttttttaatatagagtattatttatgaaatttgagtcttttattggtcaaattaattcatttttgttCACTTATTTTCtctgaaatttttaattttaacacaaTTTGGTTATTGCGGTAATTGAGGTTTTCTTTAATACATTATGTTTCTAACTTACTCAAATAGACTATCTATATCTCTATCCTCATCATTATATTgaacttctatttttttaattttttttgaactgAAAACTTCTATTATATTGAACTTCTATTTAATTGTTCCTTTTTTTACTCTTTTGTCGGATCAACCTCTTTCAAAATGCATTCAACAGATGTGACCTTTTTAACAGCTTGGGGCAAACAAAGTGTTGATGCTTTGCTCTTTTCTCTCTATTTCTAAACATCAAAGCACAAACATATTTGGAGAATCTTAGTCTAAGTATAATATTCCAATTAACCTCAGTCTAGGATCAGAGTTGATTAACCTATATATAGCAATGTTGTTTTCAATATGAAGCAAACAACTTTGCAGGTTCCCAGCTATTGACCACTCTGCAGTTTCTCCTAATCTCTCCAGGCCTCCCAGATTGAAGATCACCCATTTTTATCATCCCCTCAACAAATGCCTCAAAGAATGCACTCTCATTTCTCCTATACTGCACCACATACCCTCTGGTCTCAGGGTTAGTGAAAAGTGTTTCATCTGAATTCAGAAATCCTCTCCCATTCACCAAGTCCTTGAAATACTGGTTGTCGAATACTTGAGGCGTTGCGTCCAAGTCCCCCGTTACATTTCCATCCCCGCCCAGCGGGCAAAGCTTGTCCAGCTTTTCTCTGAACTTTGGCTCGATGGTCGGGTCAGGACGGCCTGTCCCCGACTGGTTGTAGAGCCGAAACACAATGGAAAAACACCTTCCTTGGCCTATGGAGTGAGACCCTGAAAGTGCCACCAGATCTTTCACTGACAGATTGAATTTGCTAAACAGATCAATGAGAGTGGTTGCATCTGCTCTTGGGCTTGGCATGATATTGTCTGCATCTTCTTGGCTTGCTGTTAAGCTGTCTATCCTTCCCAGCTTTACTTCCCAGTTAGGTCCTCCACTCTGTATTGGGACTCACATGAAAAAAAACTTATCAGTACCCGCTACATAAGGAGTAAAATTTAGAGGGTGAGATTTGGGAGTTTATGTAGTAGAacttttttataaactttatcaactttttccatatatatatagatgcctCTATGAATCTATGCAGGCAGGATTGCACTCAACCATTAATTTATCCTCTGCAATATGACAGTTATTTGATACCATTTGAAAATTGTTACATCTGACACTCAATAGAATTAAGAGATCTTATATCACGaaagtaaaatgacaatttcCCAATTCCCCTCACCTTACTTTCGTGTTAATTACTCATGCAATTATTATACGGTGGTCCACACAGATATGCtacaaatatgtatattatcaCATAAACCTGTACGttaagactttgtggtctaatGGACATGGTTGTACTCCCATATGGAAGCGGTCTAGGTGcgaattaaaatgatataaatGTGAATCAGAgtccaaaatatacaatttacctATTTAATGTTCACAAATCAGAATTTAATATGTAAAGATAGATTCGGGTCCATGGACTATTGGAAAAGCACATTGGTACTAAAATTCATGGGCTCGATACAAAGTAACGGCCTTTTTCCTCTCGAAAAAGATCCAACCCAacatcttttacttttttttgttcccttttttgataataaattttaaagcGTAAATGAGAAGATTTACCAGAACAACAGCATCTCTGGCAGCCATGATTATGATATCAGCACAGGAAACAACACCAGGACAGGCCATCTCCACAGCTTCCTTAGCTTCATCAACAACTTCATATGACCTCAGCGAATTTATATTCGACAAACAAAGCTTCTCTCCCAACATCTCCGGCGTATCATCCAACAACAACGACGCATCGCATCCCTAAATATCAACAGATAACCAAAAATCAGAGCTAATAACACTGAAATTTAACTCCGAAACCTACGGCGGCTTACGTTAACAAAGCAATCGTGAAACTGCAAGCGCATCACTGAGGCGGCGCTCCTGGGTTCTCTTTCCATGTTCCTCTTGATCACGCCCCTCACGATATCCTCCGCTTCTGGACACGTCTCGGAGTAAAATCCGGGCCGGAGCTCCACGATCTCCGCCTGTATCGCGCCCAAGttgaggaggaagaagatgacgAGCGTTATATGCATCATCTTTAGCAGCACTGATTTTGGCGAGTATGGAAAATGGCGAGTAAGAATACAGAGTGTTCGTATTCGTATTTATAGAAGGAGGTTTTGGGATTTGGCTGGAAAACTAGACAATTGACTGATGGAAAAAATTCTTTGGGCAACAAAAATCTTGTCCGCCACTTTtcttttactccgtattttctaaagattgagaaaaataatttatgaattttaaCCCACTTGaagtataaatattaaatagattatattatt
This portion of the Ipomoea triloba cultivar NCNSP0323 chromosome 5, ASM357664v1 genome encodes:
- the LOC116019454 gene encoding putative WEB family protein At1g65010, chloroplastic isoform X2; translation: MLRSKPRSGPVVDFAQRSHNSSIFTRTISASSRFCRGDALTSQIDSNALVSLPRQSSKTKHFSQEEEEVREMRERLSNTEMDKMAQQVEQEDYRALKSDLSSAQEELKAKDKIIKSLRMEVERGRGLEAKLAERDVGLGRLREELSNAKLREGHARDLVADHRRRIHELDDEIENMRLSESKVFDLLASQTKKFEESKIELEESKLEMAALLKKVEFLEASKNIHGSFDHREEDFHAAKDNWNQDEDEEEAGDIFVALKNELKQAIEAEERTRKAMDDLALALKEVATEAAEAKKKSSITELELSNLKEENERLKETLKSTEEKHQILLDEAKKQTELHINTIDRLTLEAEESLLAWNGREMGFVSCIKEAEEDNLRLTTALKEAEQSTMAAREETKQARDILKQAINEATAAKAAADIARVENSQLKDNIAEMEDALQFLSRENERLRINEADTNEKVEQHKQMLSSSLPPHHAKKHRRATSKTTTTTTEDYCSDKSEDDEYAEARGGGAGEQKTAAGAAPKAQSDGGVNTEDDQDSDFEKSSHNRRRRGAIFRKVGDLILRRSFSISRKEPSPEPALIENNTSIVKT
- the LOC116019156 gene encoding peroxidase 17-like, producing MMHITLVIFFLLNLGAIQAEIVELRPGFYSETCPEAEDIVRGVIKRNMEREPRSAASVMRLQFHDCFVNGCDASLLLDDTPEMLGEKLCLSNINSLRSYEVVDEAKEAVEMACPGVVSCADIIIMAARDAVVLSGGPNWEVKLGRIDSLTASQEDADNIMPSPRADATTLIDLFSKFNLSVKDLVALSGSHSIGQGRCFSIVFRLYNQSGTGRPDPTIEPKFREKLDKLCPLGGDGNVTGDLDATPQVFDNQYFKDLVNGRGFLNSDETLFTNPETRGYVVQYRRNESAFFEAFVEGMIKMGDLQSGRPGEIRRNCRVVNSWEPAKLFASY
- the LOC116019454 gene encoding putative WEB family protein At1g65010, chloroplastic isoform X1, giving the protein MLRSKPRSGPVVDFAQRSHNSSIFTRTISASSRFCRGDALTSQIDSNALVSLPRQSSKTKHFSQEEEEEVREMRERLSNTEMDKMAQQVEQEDYRALKSDLSSAQEELKAKDKIIKSLRMEVERGRGLEAKLAERDVGLGRLREELSNAKLREGHARDLVADHRRRIHELDDEIENMRLSESKVFDLLASQTKKFEESKIELEESKLEMAALLKKVEFLEASKNIHGSFDHREEDFHAAKDNWNQDEDEEEAGDIFVALKNELKQAIEAEERTRKAMDDLALALKEVATEAAEAKKKSSITELELSNLKEENERLKETLKSTEEKHQILLDEAKKQTELHINTIDRLTLEAEESLLAWNGREMGFVSCIKEAEEDNLRLTTALKEAEQSTMAAREETKQARDILKQAINEATAAKAAADIARVENSQLKDNIAEMEDALQFLSRENERLRINEADTNEKVEQHKQMLSSSLPPHHAKKHRRATSKTTTTTTEDYCSDKSEDDEYAEARGGGAGEQKTAAGAAPKAQSDGGVNTEDDQDSDFEKSSHNRRRRGAIFRKVGDLILRRSFSISRKEPSPEPALIENNTSIVKT